A single genomic interval of Mucilaginibacter robiniae harbors:
- a CDS encoding alpha/beta hydrolase — protein MKSKIIFIHGMFENSKSWENWITYFNSKGYESTAVDWPLHEGEPATLRQNPPSGLGDLRLATIIYKFRQIAAAETEKPIMIGHSVGGLIVQVLVNEGLAKLGVAISPVAPNDMISFDWGFFKNSALITNPLKGDDPFMMDLESFHESFCNTLTLEQTKPYFEKYATNDSRNVLRDCLGSDGRIDLDMPHVPLLFIGAEEDQIIPTDLVEKNAKAYTDEISSTEYRNFSGRGHFICGQPGWEEVAGNIADWLQRKEDVPPFQTTPADRIN, from the coding sequence ATGAAAAGCAAAATTATTTTTATACACGGCATGTTCGAAAACTCGAAAAGCTGGGAAAACTGGATTACCTACTTTAACAGCAAAGGTTATGAAAGTACGGCTGTTGACTGGCCTTTGCATGAAGGCGAACCTGCTACATTGCGTCAAAACCCACCATCTGGCTTAGGCGATTTGCGCTTAGCTACTATCATCTATAAATTCAGACAAATAGCTGCTGCTGAAACCGAGAAACCAATTATGATTGGTCATTCGGTAGGCGGATTGATTGTTCAGGTATTGGTTAATGAAGGCTTGGCTAAACTAGGGGTTGCGATTAGCCCAGTAGCTCCTAATGATATGATTTCATTTGATTGGGGCTTCTTTAAAAACAGTGCCTTAATTACTAACCCGCTTAAAGGAGATGATCCGTTTATGATGGATTTAGAAAGCTTCCATGAATCGTTTTGCAACACCTTAACTTTGGAGCAAACCAAACCGTACTTTGAAAAATATGCAACCAATGACAGCCGCAATGTACTGCGCGATTGTTTAGGCAGTGATGGCCGTATTGATTTAGATATGCCTCACGTACCTTTGTTATTCATCGGTGCAGAAGAAGATCAGATTATTCCGACGGATTTAGTGGAGAAAAATGCCAAAGCTTATACTGATGAGATCAGTTCAACTGAATACCGTAACTTTTCAGGTCGCGGACATTTTATTTGTGGCCAGCCTGGTTGGGAAGAAGTAGCTGGTAATATAGCTGACTGGCTGCAACGCAAAGAAGATGTACCGCCATTTCAAACCACTCCGGCCGATCGGATTAACTAA